The Candidatus Uhrbacteria bacterium genome has a segment encoding these proteins:
- a CDS encoding AAA family ATPase, producing the protein MPIPFDHFLGNAPIIRMLESLADHPGHAYLFHGADGLGKRLAARSFASKILHVDNIDHLPAHPDFIALEREEGSKELKIKQTREFVSRMTMTSARGGFKVALIPEADRLNEESANALLKSVEEPSGDSVFIFVTEQPDRLPATLRSRLASIAFSPVPLAELSGKFSAEFIRASRGCPGIASRLQADPEAWESRKRDAAALIDIWATQPLGKELGEIERLYKRLQSEEDAELAWRAILVELMQVMPERIAADPVAFSRIGRGLARAWNMIGSSLSPHLALEWSAIEPYIIGKRPLPDFLHPRYL; encoded by the coding sequence ATGCCGATTCCCTTTGACCATTTCCTCGGAAATGCCCCGATCATCCGCATGCTTGAATCCCTGGCCGATCACCCCGGTCACGCCTATCTATTTCATGGCGCTGATGGTCTCGGAAAGCGTCTCGCCGCTCGTTCCTTTGCGAGTAAAATTTTACACGTCGACAACATCGATCACTTGCCCGCCCATCCGGATTTCATCGCGCTTGAAAGGGAAGAGGGGAGTAAAGAATTAAAGATCAAACAAACACGTGAGTTTGTCTCGCGTATGACCATGACCTCCGCACGCGGCGGTTTCAAAGTCGCGCTCATTCCGGAAGCGGATCGTCTCAATGAAGAATCTGCCAACGCTCTTCTCAAGTCCGTAGAAGAGCCTTCCGGCGATTCCGTTTTTATCTTTGTAACCGAACAGCCCGACCGTTTACCGGCAACGTTACGTTCCCGTCTTGCATCGATCGCATTCTCTCCTGTTCCATTGGCAGAACTTTCCGGAAAATTTTCAGCCGAGTTCATTCGCGCGAGCCGCGGCTGTCCCGGAATCGCCAGCCGCCTCCAAGCCGACCCGGAAGCATGGGAGTCGCGCAAGCGCGATGCGGCTGCTCTGATCGATATCTGGGCAACCCAGCCGCTTGGAAAAGAACTCGGAGAAATTGAACGCTTATACAAGCGCCTTCAATCAGAAGAAGACGCCGAGCTCGCCTGGCGCGCGATTCTCGTCGAGCTGATGCAGGTCATGCCGGAGCGCATTGCAGCCGATCCCGTAGCCTTTTCCCGCATCGGTCGAGGGCTCGCGCGGGCCTGGAATATGATCGGTTCCTCGCTCTCGCCGCATCTCGCGCTTGAATGGTCGGCCATTGAGCCGTATATTATAGGCAAACGTCCTTTACCCGATTTCCTCCACCCTCGATATCTATGA
- a CDS encoding putative metal-binding motif-containing protein — translation MMKINGSFLSITICMGLAACANYVPPDEHGRNCEPGSIMPGSEGCDIPGCDSNQTALFCAADGRAWDCRLNGSVCDTTPDCPGGGASCSLGLGACQRFGTTSCPAGSSTASICSAVPGSPVSEICGDAIDNDCDGSVDDGCSTCTPTGVEICDNLDNDCDGQIDEGCDDDNDDHCDGGMSMGPSGSVHCPRTPPGRTVGDDCDDTNAGRCPSATEICGNGIDEDCNGSDLACGPTCTITNGGVEICDGRDNNCNGFTDEGGVCAVCEDNLGGTLRVQPTAALRATCARGLVTVAWGPGGTELRSIAGATSYSIVMSGSWRGWVRLQAFCPDDASRGSEIGYWAGTVTDWNPRVGNTLRSAGFIVDIDGRDLSDAGYVCREGSSSSFSKPHVPLDECSTFACPL, via the coding sequence ATGATGAAGATCAACGGTTCGTTCCTTTCCATCACGATCTGCATGGGCCTCGCCGCCTGTGCCAACTACGTCCCGCCGGACGAGCACGGTCGCAATTGCGAGCCGGGCTCGATCATGCCGGGCTCCGAAGGCTGCGACATCCCCGGTTGCGACAGCAACCAGACGGCGCTCTTCTGCGCCGCGGATGGCCGCGCCTGGGATTGCCGGCTGAACGGCAGCGTCTGCGACACCACCCCGGACTGCCCGGGCGGTGGTGCGAGCTGCTCGCTCGGTCTCGGCGCCTGCCAGCGCTTCGGCACGACGTCCTGCCCCGCAGGTTCGTCGACCGCGTCCATCTGCAGTGCGGTCCCCGGTTCGCCGGTGTCCGAGATCTGCGGCGACGCGATCGACAACGACTGCGACGGCTCGGTCGACGACGGTTGCTCCACCTGCACGCCCACCGGCGTGGAGATCTGCGACAACCTCGACAACGACTGCGACGGACAGATCGACGAAGGCTGCGACGACGACAACGACGACCACTGTGACGGTGGCATGTCGATGGGTCCGAGCGGCTCGGTTCACTGCCCGCGCACCCCGCCGGGTCGTACGGTCGGCGACGACTGCGACGACACCAACGCCGGGCGTTGCCCGAGCGCGACCGAGATCTGCGGCAACGGCATCGACGAGGACTGCAACGGCAGTGACCTCGCCTGCGGCCCGACCTGCACGATCACCAACGGTGGTGTCGAGATCTGCGACGGCCGCGACAACAACTGCAACGGCTTCACCGACGAAGGTGGTGTCTGTGCGGTCTGCGAGGACAACCTCGGCGGCACGCTCCGCGTGCAGCCCACGGCCGCGCTCCGCGCGACCTGTGCTCGCGGTCTCGTGACGGTGGCCTGGGGTCCTGGTGGAACGGAGCTTCGCTCCATCGCCGGTGCCACGAGCTACTCGATCGTCATGAGCGGAAGCTGGCGCGGATGGGTTCGTCTCCAGGCCTTCTGCCCGGATGACGCGTCGCGTGGATCGGAGATCGGCTACTGGGCCGGCACGGTCACCGACTGGAACCCGCGCGTCGGCAACACGCTGCGTTCGGCAGGTTTCATCGTCGACATCGACGGTCGCGACCTCTCCGATGCGGGCTACGTCTGCCGCGAGGGCTCCTCATCGAGCTTCTCCAAGCCGCACGTCCCGCTCGACGAATGCAGCACCTTCGCCTGCCCGCTCTGA
- the rplT gene encoding 50S ribosomal protein L20, which translates to MPRVKRGTHRIKRRKNILARTKGMMWGRKSKITLAKTAATKSGRNAYVGRKLKKRDNRGLQQMRINAAARLNGTIYSKFMDSLKKRNIELDRKVLAEIAMKHPEVFAKLVKA; encoded by the coding sequence ATGCCTCGTGTTAAGCGCGGTACACACCGCATCAAGCGCCGCAAGAATATTCTTGCCCGTACAAAGGGCATGATGTGGGGCCGCAAATCCAAGATCACGCTCGCCAAGACAGCTGCCACAAAGAGTGGCCGCAACGCCTACGTCGGACGCAAACTCAAGAAGCGCGACAATCGCGGTCTTCAGCAGATGCGTATCAACGCCGCCGCCCGTTTGAACGGAACAATCTATTCCAAATTCATGGACAGCTTGAAAAAGCGCAACATTGAGCTCGACCGCAAGGTTCTCGCTGAGATTGCCATGAAACACCCGGAAGTCTTTGCTAAGCTTGTCAAAGCCTAA
- a CDS encoding 50S ribosomal protein L35, which translates to MKQKTSKTLRKRVVITKTGKLLKRKGGQGHFNSRESGTTTRNKRRDISVAKVYVRTIKSLINAS; encoded by the coding sequence ATGAAACAGAAAACATCCAAGACCCTCCGCAAACGCGTGGTCATCACCAAGACGGGCAAGCTGCTCAAGCGCAAGGGCGGTCAGGGTCACTTCAACAGCCGTGAATCCGGCACCACGACCCGCAACAAGCGCCGCGACATCTCCGTCGCCAAGGTCTACGTCCGCACGATCAAGTCACTTATTAACGCCTCCTAA
- the infC gene encoding translation initiation factor IF-3, producing MRIHHRRRGGYQKKEELVNYLVNDQIKSPEVSVIDENGAFLGPMTVEKALATAVERGYDLVEVSPKANPPVCKLLDYGQFKYHKEKEIKAQKAHAKKVDVKGIRLSVKMGQGDFDTRINQGKGFLADGHKLNIEIRLRGREKEHGDIARKKIQEYLAELTKEYELFIEQQITRTGGNVTAIVGRKS from the coding sequence ATGAGAATTCACCATCGCCGCCGCGGCGGCTATCAAAAAAAAGAAGAACTCGTAAACTACTTGGTCAATGATCAGATCAAGTCGCCCGAGGTGAGTGTGATCGACGAAAACGGAGCCTTCTTGGGTCCGATGACCGTCGAGAAAGCACTCGCAACCGCGGTTGAACGCGGGTATGACCTCGTCGAGGTTTCACCCAAGGCCAATCCGCCGGTCTGCAAACTCCTCGATTACGGGCAATTCAAATATCATAAGGAGAAGGAGATCAAGGCCCAAAAGGCCCACGCCAAAAAGGTTGACGTGAAAGGCATCCGACTCTCCGTAAAGATGGGACAGGGGGACTTCGATACTCGCATCAACCAAGGTAAGGGTTTCCTTGCCGACGGTCACAAGCTCAATATCGAGATCCGCCTGCGTGGTCGCGAGAAAGAACATGGCGACATCGCCAGAAAGAAAATCCAGGAATACCTTGCAGAACTCACCAAAGAGTACGAACTCTTCATCGAGCAGCAGATCACCCGCACGGGCGGTAATGTCACGGCGATTGTCGGACGCAAATCCTAA
- the smpB gene encoding SsrA-binding protein SmpB, whose protein sequence is MKPYAENRKARHDYQFLESFEGGLVLSGPEVKSIREGGAKLEGAYIRLIRGELWLVGAQIRPYSKMANRDTYEIERNRKVLVTAKELRKLTEKLEQKGLTLVPISFYPLRRRIKVSFALGRGKKAHDKRDSIKERDRMRHARRYDE, encoded by the coding sequence ATGAAGCCCTACGCAGAAAACCGGAAAGCCCGGCACGACTATCAGTTCCTGGAATCCTTTGAAGGAGGCCTGGTTTTGAGCGGTCCGGAGGTGAAATCGATCCGTGAGGGCGGAGCGAAGCTCGAGGGGGCCTACATCCGCCTCATCCGTGGTGAATTATGGCTGGTCGGAGCCCAAATTCGGCCCTATTCCAAGATGGCCAACCGGGATACCTACGAGATAGAACGGAATCGCAAGGTTCTGGTTACAGCCAAGGAATTGCGCAAGTTAACGGAAAAATTGGAGCAAAAAGGCTTGACACTTGTGCCCATTTCATTCTATCCTCTCCGCCGACGCATCAAAGTCTCGTTTGCCCTCGGTCGTGGGAAAAAAGCCCATGACAAGCGGGATTCCATCAAGGAACGCGACCGTATGCGCCATGCCCGTCGTTACGACGAGTAA
- a CDS encoding AI-2E family transporter → METPRVIAISTGTILKVLGIVLALGLAWVLRDILLYTFTAILIAGVMYPLATWAERHRIPKGLTVAVVYILLIGVLITAISFLVPALLEQTRLAAGAFGNTLGWLQDATSLLKDVAARMGIQTGTAPTIAGVAGQAQDVALGFLGTLNTVAGGVAGALVVIVLSFYIIIEDEAARKAFRSLVPERYQEFAIRLVWQVVEKLGAWMRGQLALSASICTTYFILFTILGLPYPLLLALVAGLFEFIPYIGPIIAASIATFIAFTVAPWMALVVAIATIVIQQLQNNIVAPMVMRRAVGMNPVISILAFLVGAKLFGAVGAIFAIPVATACSVAAAEYVRFRNGT, encoded by the coding sequence ATGGAAACTCCCCGCGTCATTGCCATCAGTACCGGAACCATTCTCAAGGTGCTCGGAATCGTCCTTGCCTTGGGCTTGGCCTGGGTCTTGAGAGATATTCTCCTCTACACATTTACCGCGATCCTGATTGCGGGCGTGATGTATCCACTCGCGACATGGGCGGAGCGTCATCGCATTCCAAAAGGATTGACCGTGGCCGTTGTGTACATCCTGCTGATCGGAGTTTTGATTACAGCGATCAGTTTCTTGGTTCCGGCGCTCCTTGAACAAACACGCTTGGCTGCCGGAGCCTTTGGCAACACGCTTGGCTGGCTGCAGGATGCAACAAGTCTTTTGAAAGACGTGGCTGCGCGCATGGGCATCCAGACCGGAACCGCGCCGACGATCGCCGGTGTTGCCGGACAAGCACAAGATGTTGCGCTTGGATTTTTAGGAACATTGAATACTGTCGCTGGCGGTGTCGCAGGCGCACTCGTCGTCATCGTGCTATCTTTTTATATTATTATTGAAGATGAAGCAGCACGGAAAGCGTTCCGCAGTCTTGTGCCGGAGCGTTATCAGGAATTTGCCATCCGGCTCGTGTGGCAGGTCGTGGAAAAACTTGGTGCGTGGATGCGCGGACAGCTCGCATTGTCAGCCAGTATCTGTACAACCTATTTTATTCTTTTCACGATTCTCGGGCTTCCCTATCCCCTGCTCCTTGCACTCGTCGCCGGATTGTTTGAGTTCATTCCGTACATTGGTCCGATTATTGCTGCATCGATTGCCACGTTCATTGCGTTTACGGTTGCACCTTGGATGGCGCTGGTTGTCGCCATCGCTACCATCGTGATTCAACAGCTGCAAAATAATATCGTCGCGCCGATGGTGATGCGCCGAGCGGTTGGCATGAATCCGGTCATTAGCATTCTTGCGTTTTTGGTTGGGGCAAAACTATTTGGAGCCGTCGGTGCCATCTTTGCGATTCCGGTTGCAACCGCCTGTTCCGTGGCAGCTGCGGAGTATGTACGATTCAGGAACGGAACATGA
- a CDS encoding serine protease, with protein sequence MKNPVLLWLPTMAGVVAGTATAVVVTLAYVQPQFQAIRDQIDTLTVTTSTPDIIPPVQIVPIEPRPLVPAYPPAFLERRISSVVTVVRRGRADGLPVAAERELGAAVAITSDGWLATSWSAVNGLRLNELGVAWSGRVYPVLRAVRDTATDIVYLNINVQGLPAAAFARASDVESGAAVWYEPRPGQLRADLVIDDSSMLTSEALSSERAGRRFLVEGLAGANAGAAVWDGGGKLVGIAEENAVNGAAVIPAEGLGTTLAQLISTNTITRPLLGIRGIDLADIALDTTSSTLPQLGAWVRAVPAGTPAYRNLAENDVIERVERDILDGSADLGERLLEYRPGVTITLYGRRNGQSFQARVTLGSHNTAEAIK encoded by the coding sequence ATGAAAAATCCGGTTTTGTTGTGGTTACCCACGATGGCAGGCGTTGTCGCAGGAACCGCTACCGCGGTGGTCGTGACCCTGGCCTATGTACAGCCTCAATTTCAGGCTATTCGGGACCAGATCGACACTTTAACAGTGACAACAAGTACGCCGGATATCATTCCGCCTGTTCAAATAGTTCCGATTGAACCTCGTCCCCTTGTCCCTGCCTACCCGCCAGCATTTTTGGAACGACGCATTTCTTCTGTTGTCACGGTTGTCCGCCGCGGACGCGCGGATGGTTTGCCTGTTGCTGCGGAGCGAGAGCTTGGTGCCGCAGTCGCGATCACGAGCGACGGCTGGCTTGCCACAAGCTGGTCTGCCGTAAACGGATTGCGCTTGAATGAGTTGGGCGTTGCTTGGTCTGGCCGTGTCTACCCTGTGCTGCGTGCCGTTCGCGATACAGCGACTGACATTGTTTACTTGAATATTAACGTACAGGGATTGCCGGCCGCTGCTTTTGCACGCGCTTCCGATGTCGAGAGCGGTGCTGCGGTTTGGTACGAGCCGCGTCCGGGCCAGCTGCGAGCGGATTTAGTCATTGATGATTCATCAATGCTGACCAGTGAAGCTCTCTCGAGTGAACGAGCGGGACGACGATTCTTGGTCGAGGGTCTCGCTGGAGCAAATGCCGGAGCTGCCGTGTGGGATGGCGGAGGAAAATTGGTCGGCATCGCGGAAGAGAATGCGGTGAATGGCGCTGCTGTTATTCCTGCCGAAGGACTTGGGACAACCCTTGCACAACTGATCAGCACGAATACAATTACGCGCCCGCTCTTGGGAATTCGCGGTATCGATTTGGCGGATATTGCCCTTGATACGACAAGCTCGACGCTTCCACAGCTTGGCGCATGGGTGCGCGCGGTACCTGCAGGGACGCCAGCGTATCGAAATTTGGCAGAGAATGATGTGATCGAACGCGTGGAACGTGATATTCTTGATGGGTCAGCGGATTTGGGCGAGCGCTTGCTCGAGTATCGACCTGGCGTAACGATCACTTTGTACGGACGACGCAACGGGCAATCGTTTCAAGCGCGTGTGACGCTCGGATCACACAACACCGCAGAGGCCATCAAATAA
- the thrS gene encoding threonine--tRNA ligase yields the protein MDYPIMTRRHSAAHVMAAAIKRAFPEAKLGVGPAIESGFYYDIDIGRPVTPEDLKLIEKEMQRIQKENPAFTREEVSLDDAIKLFSELDQTYKVELLNDLKTKGTTKVSAEEAQDVDPQNVGVITIYRTGDFIDLCRGPHVTEAREIGAWKLNKVAGAYWRGNQENAQMQRIYGLCFETKDQLKEYETMMAEAEKRDHRKLGAELDLFTFSPLVGSGLPLFTSRGTILRQNLTDFIWELMQPYGYERVMIPHIAKTDLYKTSGHWDKFEDDLFHVSSKKTDEAFVLKPMNCPHHTQIFASKPRSYRDLPIRMSEVTTVYRDENTGQLQGLTRVRSITQDDAHVFCRADQVKDEALAIYRIAEAFYAGFGMSFHRVRLSVRDPAHPEKYLGEGHVWDAAEKALAEVMQSVGRDVEIGEGEAAFYGPKLDFMTKDAIGREWQLATIQLDFVQPERFGLEYVATDGTHQRPVMVHRAILGSVERFMGIMIEHYAGAFPLWLAPVQVGILPVADRHIDFANELAKELRAQGLRVEVDASTESVGKKIRNAEKMKLPRMLVVGDKEAEGGPLTVRVRGEADQKSMDKADFIADAIKSIKERLA from the coding sequence ATGGACTATCCGATAATGACTCGCCGCCACTCCGCGGCCCATGTTATGGCCGCTGCGATCAAACGCGCCTTCCCAGAAGCCAAGCTCGGCGTTGGCCCGGCCATCGAGAGCGGTTTTTATTACGATATCGATATCGGTCGCCCGGTTACTCCGGAAGATTTGAAATTGATCGAGAAAGAAATGCAGCGCATCCAAAAAGAAAACCCCGCCTTCACCCGCGAGGAAGTCTCGCTCGATGACGCGATCAAACTTTTTTCAGAACTCGACCAGACCTACAAAGTAGAATTGTTGAACGATTTGAAGACCAAAGGCACCACAAAAGTTTCTGCCGAGGAAGCTCAAGACGTTGACCCACAGAATGTCGGCGTCATTACGATTTATCGCACCGGCGATTTCATCGATCTTTGCCGCGGCCCTCATGTCACGGAAGCCAGAGAAATTGGCGCCTGGAAATTGAACAAGGTCGCCGGCGCCTATTGGCGCGGCAATCAGGAGAACGCACAAATGCAGCGCATTTACGGACTCTGCTTTGAAACCAAAGACCAACTCAAGGAATATGAGACGATGATGGCGGAAGCCGAGAAGCGCGACCATCGTAAACTTGGTGCCGAGCTTGATCTCTTCACCTTCTCACCGCTCGTCGGCTCCGGCTTGCCACTCTTCACCTCGCGCGGAACCATTCTCCGCCAAAATCTCACTGACTTCATCTGGGAATTGATGCAGCCATACGGTTACGAGCGCGTCATGATCCCGCATATCGCCAAAACCGACCTCTACAAGACATCTGGCCACTGGGACAAGTTCGAGGATGACCTCTTTCACGTCTCTAGCAAGAAAACCGATGAAGCATTCGTCTTGAAGCCAATGAACTGCCCCCATCACACGCAGATCTTTGCTTCCAAGCCCCGTTCCTATCGCGATCTCCCGATCCGCATGAGTGAAGTCACGACCGTTTATCGCGATGAAAATACCGGCCAGCTCCAAGGTCTCACCCGCGTCCGCTCCATTACGCAGGACGATGCTCACGTTTTCTGCCGCGCCGACCAAGTAAAGGATGAGGCGCTTGCCATCTATCGCATCGCTGAAGCCTTTTACGCGGGTTTTGGCATGAGTTTCCACCGCGTACGCCTTTCCGTCCGCGACCCGGCCCACCCGGAGAAATATCTTGGTGAAGGACATGTTTGGGATGCTGCAGAAAAAGCGCTTGCAGAAGTCATGCAGTCTGTCGGCCGTGATGTGGAGATCGGAGAAGGGGAGGCAGCCTTCTACGGCCCCAAGCTCGACTTCATGACCAAAGACGCGATCGGCCGCGAGTGGCAATTGGCCACGATTCAGCTCGACTTTGTCCAACCAGAACGCTTTGGCCTCGAGTACGTCGCCACCGACGGCACCCATCAGCGCCCTGTGATGGTTCACCGCGCCATTCTCGGCTCTGTAGAACGCTTCATGGGTATTATGATCGAGCACTACGCTGGCGCCTTCCCGCTCTGGCTCGCTCCGGTTCAAGTCGGAATCCTTCCCGTTGCTGATCGTCACATCGATTTCGCAAACGAACTCGCCAAAGAGCTCCGTGCCCAAGGCTTGCGAGTCGAGGTAGACGCTTCAACGGAATCCGTCGGCAAGAAAATCCGCAACGCGGAGAAGATGAAGCTTCCACGCATGCTCGTTGTCGGCGATAAGGAAGCAGAAGGCGGTCCGCTCACCGTCCGTGTACGCGGAGAAGCCGACCAAAAATCCATGGACAAGGCAGACTTCATCGCCGATGCCATCAAATCGATCAAAGAACGTCTTGCCTAA
- a CDS encoding diguanylate cyclase codes for MDGEIRQEKPAALRQRDRSRSELVRLRDELPPESKKRKIMDGRLELFDAQHDNTGSWKGDYFGRDMVEDLTKRGFEGEGEEQILAPRPEDLKTHYLLVNMGELDRVNAEGDHSSGDKALEAAAARIRKTLATVLKPSQFDVYRTSGNDFSVRLKNADRATAEKITHALSDAKDALAAIGPDAPMEASLASQSDMVGIINALKPEERKALFSAEKPEGPAIGVVKELLQQQNDRQKVESRMKRMQEMIDTQPAKAEEFYLKYQKVLAELFRNADEKDPPDFETFQQRFAAADIDARHRLAESEARRQYASRRDTQRGIDRTLGEFAAQQKLGIPGFPDVILKGEASAAERTENGFEPPKPTRGFAEIAKKRAKVDELKAAGADADDIELAVLDAEIEAADRNPATGLAERGRMFKQMESGLESGKPVGVVYIDLAFLKYFDKEGNDKTGNIAIKKAAELLDGIAAEASKEGILVEAYRVGGDEFAFGITGGGDDAAERIKEMILARQHEAAAIPLQGDAALGKFYKQKLSFNFGSLGPLDLEGMRKLVADNGLPMNSEPGSKEERNELAEYALRFADKQLEIQKGFNRIKLLVEEKWAGEKSGDMMRYEQLLKYSQKAIFGAEGELLIKQLSTKGEVEGEEVLKFVIDQIKKKGATKENYEDSIDKVIDARVRELYFDQQINGLKHKISILEGELSHTKVENISLKQKVAELEQEVQNVSNLKQRILAS; via the coding sequence ATGGACGGAGAAATTCGCCAAGAAAAACCCGCCGCTCTGAGGCAGCGTGACCGCTCGCGTTCCGAGCTTGTTCGGCTTAGGGATGAGCTTCCGCCGGAGAGCAAGAAGCGGAAGATTATGGATGGGCGCCTCGAGCTTTTTGATGCCCAACATGATAATACGGGTTCATGGAAAGGTGACTACTTTGGCCGCGACATGGTCGAGGACTTAACCAAGCGTGGCTTTGAAGGGGAGGGGGAAGAGCAAATACTTGCCCCCCGTCCGGAAGATCTCAAAACACATTACCTCCTCGTAAACATGGGTGAGCTTGATCGCGTGAATGCGGAAGGAGATCACTCAAGTGGAGACAAGGCGCTTGAAGCTGCCGCGGCTCGTATTAGAAAGACGCTCGCGACTGTCCTCAAGCCCTCCCAGTTTGACGTCTATCGAACATCCGGAAATGACTTCAGTGTCCGTCTCAAAAATGCCGATCGCGCAACGGCGGAGAAAATTACGCACGCTCTCAGCGATGCAAAAGACGCCCTAGCTGCCATCGGTCCCGACGCTCCAATGGAAGCAAGTTTGGCGAGCCAGTCCGACATGGTTGGAATCATCAATGCGCTGAAGCCGGAAGAACGTAAGGCATTATTTTCTGCGGAAAAGCCGGAAGGTCCTGCTATCGGCGTCGTGAAGGAACTGTTGCAGCAACAGAACGATCGCCAAAAAGTGGAAAGCCGCATGAAGCGCATGCAGGAAATGATCGATACGCAACCGGCAAAGGCCGAGGAGTTTTATTTGAAGTATCAAAAGGTGCTCGCAGAATTATTTCGAAATGCGGATGAAAAGGACCCGCCCGATTTTGAAACATTCCAACAGCGATTTGCCGCGGCCGATATCGACGCCAGACACCGCCTCGCGGAGAGTGAAGCCCGCCGGCAGTACGCAAGCCGTCGTGACACCCAGCGCGGCATCGATAGAACGCTCGGCGAGTTTGCCGCCCAGCAGAAGCTCGGTATCCCGGGCTTTCCTGATGTGATCTTGAAGGGCGAGGCGTCGGCGGCGGAGCGTACGGAGAATGGATTTGAACCTCCCAAGCCAACACGCGGCTTTGCCGAGATCGCCAAGAAGCGCGCCAAGGTCGATGAACTCAAAGCCGCCGGCGCAGACGCCGACGATATCGAGCTCGCCGTACTCGATGCGGAAATTGAAGCCGCCGACCGCAATCCGGCCACGGGTCTTGCGGAACGCGGCCGCATGTTCAAGCAGATGGAAAGCGGTTTAGAGAGTGGGAAGCCCGTCGGCGTCGTCTACATCGACCTCGCGTTCCTGAAGTATTTCGATAAGGAAGGAAACGATAAGACCGGAAACATCGCGATTAAAAAAGCCGCGGAACTTCTCGACGGAATCGCCGCGGAAGCATCCAAAGAAGGAATACTCGTGGAGGCGTATCGCGTCGGTGGCGATGAATTCGCCTTTGGCATCACGGGCGGTGGCGATGATGCCGCGGAACGCATTAAAGAAATGATACTGGCCCGCCAGCATGAGGCTGCGGCAATCCCGCTTCAGGGCGATGCGGCTCTTGGGAAGTTTTACAAGCAAAAATTGTCGTTCAACTTTGGTTCGCTCGGTCCTTTGGATCTAGAGGGGATGCGCAAGCTCGTCGCCGACAATGGTTTGCCGATGAATTCCGAGCCGGGATCAAAAGAAGAGCGCAACGAACTCGCCGAGTACGCGCTCCGCTTTGCCGACAAGCAGCTGGAAATTCAAAAAGGCTTCAACCGCATCAAGCTACTCGTCGAGGAAAAGTGGGCAGGGGAGAAGTCGGGGGACATGATGCGTTACGAACAGCTCCTGAAGTACTCGCAGAAAGCTATTTTTGGTGCGGAAGGCGAGTTGCTGATTAAACAGTTGTCGACCAAAGGCGAGGTGGAAGGCGAGGAAGTCCTCAAATTTGTCATCGATCAAATCAAGAAAAAGGGTGCCACCAAGGAAAATTACGAGGATTCGATCGATAAAGTCATTGATGCGCGAGTCCGTGAGCTCTATTTTGACCAGCAGATCAATGGCTTGAAGCATAAGATCTCGATTTTGGAGGGGGAACTATCGCATACCAAGGTAGAAAACATCAGTCTGAAGCAAAAAGTCGCGGAATTGGAGCAGGAAGTCCAAAACGTCTCCAATTTGAAGCAGCGCATCCTTGCATCCTAG